From Cellvibrio zantedeschiae, the proteins below share one genomic window:
- a CDS encoding pseudouridine synthase, with protein sequence MSDAFDDLAILPPCREELVILKRDSEYLLVNKPTRLLSVPGRHPQNRDSVIARLLEDHPNAAIVHRLDFDTSGIMVVPLNKAALSHISKQFQARTTHKTYIAVVDGLVAQDSGVIDLPIAPDMENRPKYKICTAIGRQSVTEFTVVSRDEIAQTTRLLLHPITGRSHQLRLHMQAIGHPILGCEFYADQAARKKSPRLLLHATELAFDHPVTGERVEGVCKPVF encoded by the coding sequence ATGTCCGATGCGTTTGATGATTTAGCGATTTTGCCGCCGTGTAGGGAGGAGCTTGTTATCCTCAAGCGAGATTCTGAGTATTTGCTTGTCAACAAGCCCACCCGGTTACTCAGCGTACCCGGCCGCCATCCGCAAAATCGCGATTCAGTCATAGCGCGCTTACTGGAAGATCATCCTAACGCCGCCATTGTTCATCGTCTGGACTTCGACACCTCCGGCATAATGGTTGTTCCCCTGAATAAAGCGGCGCTCTCCCATATCAGCAAACAATTCCAGGCGCGTACGACCCATAAAACCTATATCGCCGTTGTGGATGGGTTGGTCGCGCAGGACTCGGGGGTTATTGATCTACCCATAGCGCCAGATATGGAAAATCGCCCAAAGTATAAAATTTGTACGGCAATCGGCCGGCAATCTGTCACGGAATTTACCGTAGTATCACGCGACGAAATTGCGCAGACTACGCGCCTGTTGCTGCACCCCATTACCGGGCGCTCCCATCAATTACGCTTGCACATGCAGGCAATTGGTCACCCGATTCTCGGGTGTGAGTTTTACGCGGATCAAGCTGCGCGCAAAAAATCGCCAAGATTATTATTGCATGCAACGGAATTGGCTTTTGATCACCCGGTTACGGGTGAACGAGTAGAGGGAGTTTGCAAACCTGTATTTTAA
- a CDS encoding TIGR00645 family protein — MQEHTTGPKTTQKLGFFPALIFSSRWLQLPLYLGLIIAQAVYVFLFLKELYHLIHSANTLTEQTIMLSVLGLIDVVMISNLLVMVIVGGYETFVSRLNLDGHPDQPEWLGHVNATVLKVKLAMAIIGISSIHLLKTFIEAGSLGLPDSKYTEVGIMWQTIIHMAFILSALGIAYTDLLMQRVSKHHTLIPS, encoded by the coding sequence ATGCAAGAACATACAACCGGCCCAAAAACCACACAAAAGCTTGGATTTTTCCCCGCACTTATATTTTCATCTCGGTGGCTGCAACTGCCTTTGTACTTAGGCTTAATTATTGCGCAAGCTGTGTATGTATTTTTATTTTTGAAAGAGTTATATCACCTTATCCATTCCGCCAATACATTAACTGAGCAGACTATTATGCTCAGTGTGTTGGGGCTCATCGACGTTGTGATGATCTCCAATTTGTTAGTGATGGTAATAGTGGGCGGGTATGAAACCTTTGTATCGCGTTTGAATTTGGATGGACATCCAGATCAACCGGAATGGTTAGGTCATGTAAATGCCACTGTTCTAAAAGTTAAATTAGCGATGGCAATTATTGGTATTTCGTCAATTCACTTGTTAAAAACATTTATTGAAGCGGGCAGTTTAGGTTTGCCAGATTCTAAATACACCGAGGTTGGGATTATGTGGCAAACCATTATCCACATGGCATTTATTCTGTCGGCACTGGGTATTGCTTACACAGATTTGTTAATGCAACGTGTGTCCAAGCACCACACGCTTATTCCCTCATAA
- a CDS encoding cation acetate symporter, translating into MKLKTLFACSLAFLAAAAWADTAPKPPVNITAITMFLAFVLVTLGITYWAARRTKTTADFYAAGGGITGFQNGLAIAGDYMSAASFLGIAGLVYTSGFDGLIYAIGFLVGWPIVLLLIAEPLRNLGKYTFADVASFRLQQKPIRILAASGSLVTVIFYLIAQLVGAGKLIEVLFGLPYQSAVIIVGVLMTLYVTFGGMLATTWVQLIKAILLLSGASLMALLVLYHFGFSFENMFAEATKVHAKGTAIMAPGTLVSDPISAISLGMALMFGTAGLPHILMRFFTVKDAVQARRSVFYATGFIGYFYILTFIIGFGAIVLLLNNPNYFADGKLVGGTNMAAIHLSHALGGDILLGFISAVAFATILAVVSGLTLAGSSAISHDLYATLVLKGERNEKKEIRASRIATVCLGVIAVLLGIVFENQNVAFMVGLAFCVAASANFPILLLSMYWRKLTTRGAVIGGSLGLITALVLVVIGPTVWVDAFHFEKAIFPFKYPAIFSVSVAFIGIWLFSILDKSATAKAEEAAFDAQFVRSQTGIGISAAAEH; encoded by the coding sequence ATGAAATTAAAAACGCTATTTGCGTGTTCATTAGCATTTTTAGCAGCAGCTGCATGGGCAGATACCGCTCCTAAACCACCGGTTAATATCACTGCCATCACCATGTTCCTGGCATTTGTTTTGGTAACTCTGGGGATCACTTATTGGGCTGCGCGCCGCACCAAAACCACCGCGGATTTTTATGCAGCGGGTGGTGGTATTACCGGCTTCCAAAATGGTTTGGCAATTGCAGGCGATTACATGTCTGCGGCGTCCTTTCTGGGGATTGCCGGTTTGGTTTATACATCAGGTTTTGATGGTTTGATTTATGCAATTGGCTTTTTAGTAGGTTGGCCCATTGTATTGTTACTCATCGCAGAACCGCTCCGTAATTTAGGTAAATACACCTTTGCAGATGTAGCCTCTTTTCGCCTGCAACAAAAACCCATCCGCATTTTAGCGGCCAGCGGCTCACTCGTTACTGTAATCTTTTATTTAATTGCACAACTCGTTGGTGCAGGAAAACTAATTGAAGTCTTGTTCGGCCTGCCCTATCAATCTGCCGTAATTATTGTAGGCGTGTTGATGACACTCTACGTGACTTTCGGTGGCATGCTTGCAACTACCTGGGTGCAGCTAATCAAAGCAATCCTGTTGTTATCTGGTGCAAGCTTGATGGCATTGTTAGTGCTCTACCATTTTGGATTTAGCTTTGAAAACATGTTTGCCGAGGCCACCAAGGTTCACGCCAAGGGCACAGCAATTATGGCCCCTGGCACATTGGTTTCAGATCCAATTTCGGCAATCTCTCTCGGCATGGCCTTAATGTTCGGCACTGCAGGCTTACCGCACATCCTTATGCGTTTCTTCACCGTAAAAGATGCTGTACAAGCGCGTCGCTCAGTATTTTATGCAACAGGTTTTATTGGTTACTTCTACATTTTGACTTTCATTATTGGCTTCGGCGCTATTGTACTCTTGCTGAATAATCCTAATTATTTTGCAGATGGTAAATTAGTAGGCGGCACCAACATGGCAGCTATACATCTCTCCCATGCATTGGGCGGCGATATATTGTTAGGTTTTATCTCAGCCGTTGCTTTCGCTACGATTCTTGCAGTGGTATCAGGTTTAACGCTTGCAGGTTCGAGCGCAATTTCTCACGATCTTTATGCAACACTCGTATTAAAAGGTGAACGCAATGAGAAAAAAGAAATTCGTGCTTCGCGCATTGCAACCGTATGCCTGGGTGTAATTGCAGTTTTGCTTGGAATCGTTTTTGAAAACCAAAACGTCGCCTTCATGGTTGGCCTGGCATTCTGCGTTGCGGCGAGCGCTAACTTCCCAATTTTGTTGCTCTCCATGTACTGGCGCAAATTGACAACTCGCGGCGCCGTTATTGGTGGATCATTAGGATTGATCACGGCTTTGGTACTGGTTGTCATTGGACCAACCGTTTGGGTAGATGCATTCCATTTTGAGAAAGCCATTTTCCCATTCAAATATCCAGCAATCTTCTCTGTAAGCGTTGCGTTTATCGGAATTTGGTTATTCTCTATTCTTGATAAGTCTGCCACCGCAAAAGCAGAAGAAGCTGCGTTTGATGCACAGTTTGTGCGTTCACAAACAGGCATTGGTATAAGCGCAGCAGCTGAGCATTAA
- a CDS encoding DUF485 domain-containing protein — MNQPEQIRQLPEYAELTRARRKIVWPLSIAVIVAYFALILAIAFSPTSLGAPIGDGVTSIGVALGLSIILFCMVITGIYVTYANRVIEPLTRAIVQKAGELK; from the coding sequence ATGAACCAACCCGAACAAATTCGGCAGCTACCGGAGTACGCGGAGCTGACACGTGCACGTAGAAAAATTGTGTGGCCGCTTTCTATCGCCGTCATTGTGGCTTACTTTGCATTGATTCTTGCAATTGCTTTTTCACCAACCTCATTAGGTGCACCCATTGGCGATGGCGTAACCTCAATTGGTGTTGCACTTGGGTTAAGCATTATTCTCTTTTGCATGGTTATTACTGGCATTTACGTCACCTATGCTAACCGCGTCATTGAACCACTCACCCGCGCTATAGTTCAAAAAGCAGGAGAGTTGAAATGA
- a CDS encoding response regulator transcription factor — protein MKILLAEDQAMVRGALAALLTMESNFEVTQAEDGDKAWLLLKQNSYDILLTDIEMPGRSGLELAQYLIQQQSPTKIIIITTFGRSGYIRRAIDMGVSGFLLKDAPSEQLIQAIYRIMDGKRVIDGELAMMALGETDPLSDKERRALRLASEGKTTAEIANTLFLSEGTVRNYLSEAIAKLNAANRVDAARIARQKGWI, from the coding sequence ATGAAGATTTTGTTAGCAGAAGACCAAGCCATGGTACGCGGAGCACTCGCCGCACTTTTAACCATGGAGTCCAATTTTGAAGTAACCCAGGCAGAAGATGGTGATAAAGCCTGGCTTTTGCTAAAGCAAAATAGTTACGACATTCTGCTGACCGATATTGAAATGCCTGGCCGCTCTGGTTTGGAGCTGGCGCAATACCTGATTCAACAACAATCGCCCACCAAGATTATTATCATCACCACCTTCGGTCGCTCCGGCTATATTCGCCGCGCGATTGATATGGGCGTATCAGGCTTTTTATTAAAGGATGCGCCTTCAGAGCAATTGATTCAGGCGATTTACCGCATTATGGATGGCAAGCGAGTTATTGATGGTGAATTGGCAATGATGGCGCTGGGTGAAACTGATCCGCTCAGCGATAAAGAGCGTCGCGCCTTACGCCTTGCCAGTGAAGGAAAAACAACGGCAGAAATTGCCAACACCTTATTTTTATCAGAGGGAACTGTGCGTAATTATTTGTCAGAAGCTATCGCAAAATTAAACGCAGCAAACCGTGTAGATGCCGCGCGCATCGCCCGCCAAAAAGGTTGGATTTAA
- a CDS encoding sensor histidine kinase: MKTCRSPLFLEKPWIWLVFSLYYFVPIYYTAYSTAQYFFLVGAYVAFVVLYLRATIMNVRYVWQPITAIVALSLLVTPLSPGSSTFFSYVGFLIGFCYSTRVYMTLLGSLIAMILVMQYYYQYQVPFFALPAISGIITISLWGYIERIRSAAASHWLQSRQEIQQLAVIAERERIARDLHDILGHTLSSIALKAELAEKLLKQEKIQEVGEHLSDLHKIARESLSLVRQTVSGYKHRGLSGEVIQLCEKLRQNGFSVELLGEIPTLSARAETALILALTELTTNVLRHSNGNHCQISFQLEGDNVVISMQDNGCIKSITPGNGLNGIQERLHALAGDVSAQISNGARFDITLPAHELTTQAT; this comes from the coding sequence ATGAAAACCTGTCGCTCCCCACTCTTTTTAGAGAAACCCTGGATTTGGCTTGTTTTTAGTCTCTACTATTTTGTCCCCATTTATTACACCGCTTATAGCACTGCGCAGTACTTCTTTTTAGTCGGCGCCTATGTTGCCTTCGTTGTCCTTTATTTGCGCGCAACGATCATGAACGTCAGGTATGTGTGGCAGCCAATAACTGCAATCGTAGCCTTGAGCTTATTAGTTACCCCTCTCTCCCCCGGCTCCAGTACCTTTTTCTCTTATGTAGGATTCCTGATCGGCTTTTGCTACAGCACGCGCGTTTACATGACCCTGCTGGGTAGCCTGATAGCAATGATTCTGGTCATGCAGTACTACTATCAATACCAAGTACCTTTCTTTGCCCTTCCGGCGATCTCAGGCATTATCACTATAAGCTTATGGGGTTATATCGAGCGTATTCGCAGCGCGGCGGCGTCCCATTGGCTGCAAAGCCGGCAGGAAATTCAACAACTTGCCGTTATTGCAGAGCGCGAACGTATCGCCCGTGATTTGCACGATATTTTGGGCCACACCCTGTCCTCCATTGCACTTAAGGCGGAATTGGCTGAAAAGCTTTTGAAGCAGGAAAAAATTCAGGAAGTGGGCGAACATCTTTCTGACTTACACAAGATCGCGCGCGAAAGTTTGAGCCTGGTGCGCCAAACTGTGTCTGGTTACAAGCACCGCGGATTATCTGGCGAAGTAATTCAACTCTGCGAAAAGCTACGCCAAAACGGTTTCTCTGTAGAACTGCTGGGTGAAATACCTACTCTGTCAGCCCGTGCCGAAACCGCATTAATTTTGGCACTCACCGAATTAACAACCAATGTATTGCGCCATAGCAACGGCAACCACTGCCAAATTTCGTTTCAGTTAGAAGGCGATAACGTGGTTATTAGCATGCAGGACAATGGTTGCATCAAATCAATTACCCCCGGGAATGGCCTTAATGGAATCCAGGAACGATTACACGCTTTGGCTGGTGATGTAAGCGCACAAATCTCAAACGGTGCGCGTTTTGATATTACGTTGCCCGCCCATGAACTGACGACACAGGCCACCTGA
- a CDS encoding alkaline phosphatase, which yields MHKLTLVLLACILCTSVRAAEPNTNIIFLIGDGMGVAYTGAYRLYQDDLTTPELDATIFDEMLVGMASTYPDDHNQVTDSAAAATALATGVKTYNGAIGVNAQRSPVVSVLDKAKELGYLTGIAVTCQVNHATPAAFVAHADSRQSYEKIADQYMDLKIHGKPKVDVIFGGGQEYFVRKDRNLAKEFEALGYSYNADIKDLSKIKKLPALGLFSKGGLTPALESEHPLRLVEMTEKSLELLSAKSAQKKPFLLMLEASQIDWCGHANDIACAMGEMRDMAETMKLIKRFIDKNPNTIFVATADHSTGGLSVGAKGQYQWNAAVVRNIKATAPTIARQLLASKSNWKSVWQSLTQIKLADDEQKTLDAFITQADENNSELVVGQLTAQVLNYIDKYTSTGWTTKGHTGEYVQVFSYGKGKNNFEGAIDNTDIAKKLFNYLK from the coding sequence ATGCATAAATTAACCTTGGTCTTGCTTGCTTGCATCTTATGCACAAGCGTTCGTGCAGCAGAACCAAACACTAATATTATTTTTCTCATTGGCGACGGTATGGGGGTGGCATATACCGGGGCCTATCGTTTGTATCAAGATGATTTAACAACGCCAGAGCTTGATGCCACTATTTTCGATGAAATGCTGGTAGGCATGGCGTCTACTTATCCTGACGACCACAATCAAGTGACAGACTCCGCAGCCGCGGCCACTGCATTGGCGACAGGAGTAAAAACCTACAACGGCGCCATAGGTGTAAACGCCCAGCGTTCTCCTGTTGTAAGCGTGTTGGATAAAGCTAAAGAGCTGGGTTACCTAACCGGAATTGCTGTGACTTGTCAGGTTAATCACGCTACACCGGCTGCATTTGTTGCGCATGCAGACAGCCGCCAGAGCTACGAAAAAATTGCCGACCAATACATGGATTTGAAAATTCATGGCAAACCTAAAGTTGATGTAATTTTTGGTGGTGGTCAGGAATATTTTGTGCGCAAAGATCGTAATCTGGCGAAAGAATTTGAAGCACTGGGTTACAGCTATAACGCAGACATTAAAGATCTCAGTAAAATTAAAAAGTTGCCGGCTCTGGGTTTATTTTCCAAGGGCGGTTTAACGCCTGCTTTGGAAAGTGAGCATCCCCTACGTTTGGTTGAAATGACTGAGAAGTCGCTGGAATTATTAAGTGCAAAATCCGCACAAAAGAAACCATTCTTATTGATGTTAGAAGCTAGCCAAATTGATTGGTGCGGTCACGCCAATGATATCGCCTGTGCTATGGGTGAAATGCGTGACATGGCTGAAACCATGAAGTTAATAAAGCGATTTATTGATAAAAATCCCAATACTATTTTTGTTGCTACTGCCGATCACTCTACCGGAGGTTTATCGGTTGGAGCAAAAGGCCAATATCAATGGAACGCTGCTGTCGTCAGGAATATTAAAGCCACTGCTCCGACAATTGCTCGCCAATTGTTGGCCAGTAAAAGTAATTGGAAATCTGTTTGGCAATCGCTAACCCAAATTAAATTGGCAGATGACGAACAAAAAACCTTGGATGCGTTTATTACGCAGGCGGATGAGAATAATAGTGAGCTGGTTGTTGGCCAACTAACAGCGCAAGTCTTGAATTATATCGACAAATATACCTCGACAGGTTGGACTACCAAGGGGCACACCGGCGAATACGTTCAGGTCTTTAGTTATGGAAAAGGCAAAAATAATTTTGAAGGTGCTATAGATAACACCGACATCGCTAAAAAATTGTTTAACTACTTAAAATAA
- a CDS encoding prolyl oligopeptidase family serine peptidase, which translates to MKFKSIFVAAACFFLVACQTNAPTKSSSGEQLLRKDYVSTVDKETHQYFVYLPRGYADQPNKKWPVMLFLHGNGERGNGRDELDYVISHGPLYEAWVQKKDLPFIIISPQLPMFGMEKVPYIANRTRAQIPQRLAEGVPARDPFFATQGPLQAAPQVTQDDMKSVPPLLPMGWDYVEQDLLGMLSAVQQNYRADSSRLYLTGLSYGGFGTWYMTSKHPELFAAVAPVVGWGHPDLMAPIAAHKVPVWAFAGGRDAAVNKKFFYPGLAKLEELGNKEVRFTVEEDIAHDTWKRVYARDDLYQWLLAHTKK; encoded by the coding sequence ATGAAGTTCAAATCAATATTCGTAGCGGCCGCGTGCTTTTTTCTTGTAGCTTGCCAAACCAATGCGCCAACAAAATCTTCGTCTGGCGAGCAATTATTGCGTAAAGATTATGTGAGTACCGTGGATAAAGAAACCCATCAGTACTTTGTTTATCTGCCCCGTGGTTATGCAGATCAACCTAATAAGAAATGGCCGGTCATGCTGTTTTTGCACGGTAACGGCGAGCGCGGTAATGGTCGCGATGAATTGGATTATGTGATTTCTCACGGCCCGCTCTATGAGGCCTGGGTTCAGAAAAAAGATTTACCTTTCATTATTATCTCTCCACAGCTGCCTATGTTTGGTATGGAAAAAGTTCCCTATATTGCCAATCGTACGCGTGCACAAATTCCGCAGCGTCTGGCAGAGGGTGTGCCTGCGCGTGATCCATTCTTTGCCACTCAGGGGCCGCTGCAAGCTGCACCTCAAGTAACGCAAGATGATATGAAATCTGTTCCGCCATTACTTCCTATGGGCTGGGATTATGTTGAGCAAGATTTGTTAGGAATGCTAAGCGCGGTGCAACAAAATTATCGTGCAGATTCATCACGTTTATATTTAACGGGTTTAAGTTATGGCGGTTTCGGTACATGGTATATGACGAGCAAGCATCCTGAGTTATTTGCAGCCGTGGCACCGGTGGTGGGTTGGGGACATCCTGATCTAATGGCTCCCATAGCAGCACATAAAGTTCCTGTTTGGGCTTTTGCGGGTGGCCGTGATGCAGCGGTGAACAAAAAATTCTTTTATCCTGGCTTGGCAAAGTTGGAAGAGTTGGGAAATAAAGAGGTTCGTTTCACTGTAGAAGAAGATATAGCGCACGACACGTGGAAACGCGTATACGCGCGTGACGATTTATATCAATGGTTATTGGCGCACACTAAGAAATGA
- a CDS encoding YdeI/OmpD-associated family protein has translation MNPKVDEVLAKAKTWKEEMQKLRAIALSCELHEDFKWGQPCYTLGKTNVVLIHGFKEYCALLFFKGALIKDPKGILVQQTENVQAARQIRFKNIQEITKMESTLKSYIKEAIKVEKAGLKIDFKKTEEFSVPEEFQNQLNKNSKLKKAFEALTPGRQRAYILHFSAPKQSKTRESRVEKAIPQILEGKGLND, from the coding sequence ATGAATCCTAAAGTAGATGAAGTCTTAGCTAAGGCCAAAACCTGGAAAGAAGAAATGCAAAAGCTAAGGGCGATTGCCCTTAGTTGCGAGTTGCACGAAGATTTTAAATGGGGCCAGCCTTGTTACACACTTGGAAAAACCAACGTAGTTTTAATTCATGGCTTTAAAGAATATTGCGCGCTCTTATTTTTTAAGGGCGCGTTAATAAAAGATCCAAAAGGAATTTTGGTTCAACAGACGGAAAATGTGCAGGCAGCGCGCCAGATTCGTTTTAAAAACATCCAGGAAATAACGAAAATGGAATCCACGTTGAAGTCCTATATTAAGGAGGCTATCAAGGTGGAAAAGGCGGGTTTGAAAATTGATTTTAAAAAGACTGAAGAGTTCTCGGTTCCAGAAGAGTTTCAAAATCAATTAAACAAAAATTCCAAGCTTAAAAAAGCGTTTGAGGCTTTAACACCTGGCCGTCAGCGCGCCTATATCCTGCATTTTTCTGCTCCGAAACAATCCAAAACTCGTGAATCCCGCGTTGAAAAGGCTATACCGCAAATCCTTGAGGGAAAAGGATTAAACGACTAG
- a CDS encoding SPFH domain-containing protein has protein sequence MNQEVEASTGSGYLLLFVLFLAQVGSIAGAIFLAPILKVVAILGGIVVFVCWWGFYMVSPNQGKVLQLFGRYVGTDRNNGLRWANPFYSKQSVSLRVRNFESGRLKVNDANGNPIEIAAIIVWRVVDTAEAVFEVDNYENYVTIQSESALRNLATTYPYEHDQEDGRLSLRSDSNAIAKKLLIEVQDRLQKAGVEVMETRLSHLAYAPEIAQAMLQRQQASAVLAARKIIVQGAVGMVSDALDQLSAQGVVDLDEERRAAMVSNLLVVLCGDQRAQPVINTGSLY, from the coding sequence ATGAACCAAGAAGTAGAAGCGAGCACCGGCTCCGGTTATTTGTTGTTATTTGTTTTGTTTTTAGCGCAGGTAGGCTCAATAGCTGGCGCTATCTTCCTTGCGCCAATTCTTAAGGTAGTGGCGATTTTGGGCGGCATAGTGGTGTTCGTATGTTGGTGGGGCTTTTATATGGTCAGCCCTAATCAGGGCAAGGTGCTGCAGTTATTCGGGCGTTATGTAGGTACAGACAGGAACAATGGTCTGCGCTGGGCTAATCCCTTTTATAGCAAACAGTCCGTAAGCCTGCGCGTGCGCAACTTTGAAAGCGGCCGTTTAAAAGTAAACGATGCAAATGGTAACCCCATAGAGATTGCTGCAATTATTGTGTGGCGCGTGGTTGACACAGCCGAGGCGGTATTTGAGGTGGATAACTACGAGAATTATGTGACCATACAGAGTGAATCTGCTCTGCGTAATTTAGCGACAACTTATCCCTATGAGCACGATCAGGAAGATGGGCGTTTGTCATTACGCAGCGACTCCAATGCAATTGCCAAAAAGCTTTTGATTGAGGTGCAAGATCGTTTGCAGAAGGCCGGTGTTGAGGTCATGGAAACACGCTTGAGTCATTTGGCATATGCGCCAGAAATTGCGCAAGCAATGCTGCAGCGTCAACAGGCGAGTGCGGTATTGGCAGCGCGTAAAATTATTGTACAGGGCGCTGTGGGCATGGTTTCCGATGCGTTGGATCAGCTGTCTGCGCAAGGTGTGGTGGACCTGGACGAAGAGCGCAGGGCAGCAATGGTCAGTAATTTATTGGTGGTTTTGTGTGGTGACCAGCGCGCCCAGCCCGTCATTAATACCGGTAGTCTTTACTAA
- a CDS encoding DUF4177 domain-containing protein, with protein sequence MRWEYKTIEVKRKFMTGGIDVDAFEEQLNTLGLQGWELVSVNQNQMHSVVAVLKRAK encoded by the coding sequence ATGCGCTGGGAATATAAAACCATTGAAGTTAAGCGAAAATTTATGACAGGCGGAATTGATGTGGATGCGTTTGAGGAACAGTTAAATACATTGGGTCTTCAGGGATGGGAGCTAGTGAGCGTCAATCAAAATCAAATGCACAGTGTTGTAGCGGTTTTAAAACGCGCAAAGTAA
- a CDS encoding GntR family transcriptional regulator produces MAKQPLITLRSDAKGLSFDRPTAIQIFGFVRDAIISMDLQPGQMISETSLANQFGVSRTPVREALIQLANIGFVEVLPQRGTYVTRFSMEKILESRFIREAIEVSVVSYLAENVTDEIIAEGEKIILEQKVAADDHDALAFQKLDDKFHQTLANHTKYARVAQVIEAEKAHMDRVRCLSLEDHDQFKRVLSQHTAIIKAIKSGVPEKATKAMSVHLKDVYNVLKVIPQVHPEYFV; encoded by the coding sequence ATGGCGAAACAGCCACTCATTACCCTTCGCTCAGACGCGAAGGGACTATCATTTGATCGCCCGACGGCCATTCAAATATTCGGTTTTGTCCGCGACGCCATCATTAGTATGGATCTTCAACCCGGTCAAATGATCTCTGAAACATCTCTCGCCAACCAATTTGGCGTTAGCCGTACACCCGTACGCGAAGCTCTGATTCAATTGGCCAATATAGGTTTTGTTGAGGTTTTACCTCAACGAGGAACCTACGTGACCCGATTCAGTATGGAAAAAATCCTGGAATCACGTTTTATTCGCGAAGCGATTGAAGTCTCTGTAGTGTCTTATTTGGCTGAAAACGTAACTGATGAAATTATTGCCGAAGGCGAGAAAATTATTCTGGAACAAAAAGTTGCAGCAGATGACCACGATGCTCTGGCTTTCCAAAAGCTGGACGATAAATTCCACCAAACTTTGGCCAACCATACAAAATATGCCCGCGTTGCACAGGTCATTGAAGCTGAAAAAGCCCATATGGATAGGGTTCGCTGTTTGAGCCTGGAGGACCACGACCAATTTAAGCGCGTGCTTTCACAACACACTGCAATTATTAAAGCTATTAAATCCGGTGTGCCAGAAAAAGCCACCAAGGCGATGAGTGTGCATTTAAAGGATGTTTACAACGTACTGAAAGTGATTCCCCAAGTGCATCCCGAATACTTTGTGTGA